One window from the genome of Nomascus leucogenys isolate Asia chromosome 12, Asia_NLE_v1, whole genome shotgun sequence encodes:
- the LOC100580125 gene encoding olfactory receptor 10J1-like, giving the protein MKRENHTVVREFVFQGFSSFHEHKLTLFVVFLTLYLLTLAGNVIIVTIISIDRHLHTPMYFFLSMLSTSETVYTLVIVPRMLSSLLSLSQPISLAGCATQMFFFLTLAINNCFLLTAMGYDRYVAICNPLRYMIIMNKKVCGQLVCGACSVGLLVAIVQISSVFRLPFCDKEVAHYFCDIRPVMKLSCVDTTLHDLINFVVSSLVIVVPLGLVFISYILIISTILKVTSPEGQKKAFATCASHLTVVIIHYGCASIAYLKPKSENTRDQDQLISVTYTIFTPLLNPVVYTLRNKEVKNALRRAIGKKPFA; this is encoded by the coding sequence ATGAAGAGAGAGAACCACACAGTGGTAAGGGAGTTTGTTTTCCAGGGTTTCTCCAGCTTTCATGAACACAAGCTCACCCTCTTTGTGGTATTTCTTACCTTGTATCTTTTAACCCTGGCTGGCAATGTCATAATTGTGACAATTATCAGCATTGATCGTCACCTTCACACCCCCATGTACTTCTTTCTTAGTATGCTTTCCACTTCAGAGACTGTCTACACATTAGTCATTGTACCACGGATGCTCTCCAGTCTCTTAAGTCTAAGCCAACCTATCTCTTTGGCTGGCTGTGCCACccagatgtttttttttcttaccttggCCATCAACAACTGCTTTCTGCTCACAGCAATGGGGTATGATCGCTATGTGGCCATCTGTAACCCTTTGAGGTACATGATCATCATGAACAAGAAAGTGTGTGGCCAGCTGGTATGTGGGGCCTGCAGTGTTGGGCTGCTTGTGGCCATAGTTCAGATTTCATCTGTGTTCAGGCTGCCTTTTTGTGATAAAGAGGTGGCCCATTATTTCTGTGATATCCGCCCAGTTATGAAACTTTCCTGTGTTGATACCACTCTACATGACCTAATTAATTTTGTTGTTAGTTCTCTGGTTATTGTGGTGCCCCTGGGTTTGGTCTTCATCTCCTACATCCTCATCATCTCTACCATCCTCAAGGTCACCTCTCCTGAGGGCCAGAAAAAGGCTTTTGCAACTTGTGCCTCCCACCTCACTGTGGTTATCATCCACTATGGCTGTGCCTCCATTGCCTACCTCAAGCCCAAGTCAGAGAACACCAGGGATCAGGACCAGCTAATTTCAGTGACATACACCATCTTTACTCCTCTACTTAATCCTGTTGTGTACACTTTGAGGAACAAGGAGGTCAAGAATGCCCTTCGCCGTGCTATTGGCAAAAAACCTTTTGCCTAG